The following DNA comes from Micromonospora chokoriensis.
CGCCGAGACCACCGAGGAGGGTGGCAAGTGAGCACGATCGCCGACCCGCGCGACATCATCGTGGCGCCGGTCGTCTCGGAGAAGAGCTACAGCGAGCTGAACCGGAACTGGTACACCTTCCTGGTGCACCCGGACGCGAACAAGACCGAGATCAAGATCGCTATCCAGCAGATCTTCAACGTCCGCGTCCTGACGGTCAACACGCTCAAC
Coding sequences within:
- the rplW gene encoding 50S ribosomal protein L23 codes for the protein MSTIADPRDIIVAPVVSEKSYSELNRNWYTFLVHPDANKTEIKIAIQQIFNVRVLTVNTLNRQGKRKRTKTGFGQRKATKRAIVKLADGDRIEAFGGPVS